In Apis mellifera strain DH4 linkage group LG1, Amel_HAv3.1, whole genome shotgun sequence, the sequence AACaagaaattctttcgattcaattatcattagaaaaattatgattagaTACGACCAGTTAGAACGCAATGGCTAACGCCCGAAAAACATTGGTAATTgtgaaatattcgatattcattGTTGTAGTCTGAATAAGACTTCCGTCCAGTATGAACAAACTGCATAAATACCCTAAGAAGAACGTTTCCACAGCGTGTGGATTAGCACACGTTGCTAACTTATTAGACTATCAATCCTCATCGGAAAGTGGCTCGTACTGTGCAGAAAGCAATGGTGCTGGTTCGGCTTGCATTTGTTCAGATTTTGTCACAGAAGCAGATCCAGAAGTTGGAGGTGGTGGCGCAGGAGGTGGGCCAGTATGAACGCCTAACGCACTGAACGGATAAAAAGTTGTAGTAGGCGCTGGTGCAGGTGGTTGAGGAGTTTTATTCGGCGTCTCGTCCACCATCATTTCTCCACTTGAGGGACTTTCCACATTTCCTCCGATTTTCTCATCTTTTTCCGCACTTGTGATGTTTCCTCCATTTCTATCGGTTGTGTTACCCCCTTTATCATCTTCAGATGTACGCATCACTTCGACGATCTTATTTTTTACGTAATCCAAAGGTGACAGATGAGGCTTGGAAGGAGTTCCGGAAGTCGATGTGGCAGTGGTTGTTTCGTACAGGCGACGCCCATAGTGATTGGTACCTGCTTCTGGAGGTGAAACAGGTTCGACTGAATGGAACGATTGTTTTCCTACCGATGCTGCTGACTGTTGATGTTggtgttgctgctgctgttgttgctgctgctgctgctgttgttgttgctgcgaTTGTTGCTGCGTAACTCGAATTATTTGACGTTCATCTCCAGTCTTCACGGAATCGGGTTCGCTAGTTTTTCGTCTCTTCCACTGATCTTCCGAGATTtgatatctaattaaaataaataatcttcgtataattttcaattaattttactcaatataaaaaaaattagatttttatgtaaatagttatacaaaaactttatatattagatagatATATTCCATCCTATAATgaacaatttctttaatatatataaatatacatatatatataattatataaattttacatatgaaattaaaataataaattatattgtattgaaaACTTACCCACTATACGATCTATATGAGGAATGTGGAGGACCATAATCTTTAGAAACAATATGATCAACATGTTCTCCAAGAGTAATAGGTTTATTGCCACCTCCATTGCCACCTGCATTTCCAGCTCCACTGTTGCCACCATTTCCATCGCCAGCAGGACTGTGAGCCATCCCATTAGGTTCTACTGGAGCTTCTCGGTGAAATccctaaaaaattttctattgtatAAGGCATATCTGcgttttatacataaaaaaacattaataaacaatatctgATCGCTAACACTAACACAAGTTACCTGGAAAAGACGATCACCAGGTCGTTGCGGCTGGGCATTTCCACCAGTATTTTCAACACTTTGGTTAATTTGGTGTGTTATAATAGCATCTATCAGACTGGCAGCAGTTAACGTAGACGCTGACTCATTTTGTTGTTGATTGGAGGACTGGTTTTGTCTAGAAGATGActgttgctgctgttgttgttgttgctgggATTGTTGCGGTTGTTGAAGCCTAGAGGATTGAGTAAATCCactatttattaatcgattatccCTATCAagttgctgttgctgctgatCTCTGTACAATTGAGCCATATGTTGCCTTCTTTCAACCTCCATCCTCTGTTGTTGATGTTGAATATGCTGTTgaagttgttgttgttgttgttgctgttgcaaATGTGctagatctctctctctttgttgtTGTACAGCCAAACGGTGTTCTTGATGTTCTTTTTCACGTTGAGCAGCTACTACCATCTGCTGAtgaatctctttttctctttgttgATGGACGGTAAGACGATGATCAGTGTGttgtatatctttttctctttgctGTATCGACAATCTGTGTTCAGCATGTTGCacatctttttctctttgctGAACCAATCTGTGTTCCTGTTGTTgaatctccttctctctctgtaATCTATACTCTTCCTTCTCGCGCAAATGAACTAGATCTCGTTCCCTTTCTCTATCACGTTGATGATGATGAGCTACTGCCATTCTATGATCTTGATGCATGGTTAAACGATGTTTATCCCCATAACGGTCAGCCAACAATCTGTCTGCCATGGTCTTACCAAGACCTTCGTGACTGCTACTCCCAGATGCAGGATGTCCATGTGGATGAGGAACCGGAAGACTTGGTTGCTGTACAGCAACGTCCACCAAACTGGAAAATGCCTCCAGTcctggtggtggtggcggatAATGAATTTGCTTTTGCGGATTGTGCCTTTGTATCACACCTTGACGAGGTTGTGTATGGGTTTGAGGTGGGGGTGTGCTGGTATAATATAACGTCGAAGGTCCTTCATTCTTAGTATTACCCTCAGACGTGCCAGCACTTCGACTTCGCGCGTGCATTTGTTGACTGGTTATATAGTCGTTCATAATAATTTGCCTTGACGATAGCTGCTGCTCCATAGTATAGCTAGGAGGTGGTCGCCccgaataagaattatattgattgCTATGCGTCACTACTACTGCTGCTGTTCCGGCTTGAGTCTGACCTTGTCCAGGAATGTTGCCTGTCGTTACAGGTGAATGCCTGATTGTTCTATGATAATCATACATTGGTGCACGCTTGTCCACATAAGGATGAACAGGAGTTCCTTGAGTTATGGATCCCGTTTCTTTAGGTCCTTGATTACTGGGTGCATTCACAGCCCCTGCACCGCTAGTCAAATTAGGTGTTCCAGCTGCACTGCCAGGATTCCCCGGAGGAGTCATCTGTCTAAGAAGACCTTCGTAACGTGTATTAGACACAGGAGTTCCGTGTGTGATAGAACCACTTTTATGGCTTGTTGTCACTATTGCGCTCAATTTAGGCGACAATTTAGGATGTGGTGGCGGTACCGTGACTTTATTCATTTTAGGTGTAAGAGGTGCTTGAGGTCGTGGAGACGAGGCGTACACCAATGGACTTTTGGCGCCACGACCTTGTTCCGCGTGAGCATGAGGATGATAATAAGCACTCGAAGGTTCTGGCCGATAGAGAGTGACCGTCGGTGGTTTATGAAGCGTTTGAAGGGAATGATTATATTCTTGCTGTTGCCTTGGTTTTTTAATGCTTAAATCAAGAGTGCCCTCGGTACTTTCCCGTAATGCTTGTTGTACTTGCATCACAACTAAACCTTCCTTTGGAAGTATGTCTGATGTAGATGACTGATTGTTCGATGGTGCGGGTGGACAGGGAGTAATTGTTGCTTGCATTTgacctaataaaataattttttatatacaattgtacaaatttatttcatagttcattaattcaatataagtttaaaaaaaaaaaaaaagaatcactaTAGTTTTTAGAAATCATTTGTAACAAAATGATATTCTTTCATGTAACTTACCAATTTGCTGAGGACTAGAAGCAGAACGATGACCATGGTGAGGACCTGATACCACCGACAAGGTAGCCAAATTCGAGTCCCTTGACATATTAGTATTTGCCATTGTTGATGTCGGTTTATATTCTCTCACAAATGTAATATCATTTCTATGATCCGTTTTTAATATGCTCGATATCGTTGGTGTTCCAGAATTTATTGACACTGAAGGACCACTGGTACCAGCTGGACTGTTAGGATTACGTTTCAATTGCATCTCAATAACACCAAGCATAAGATCCTTCACGGTGAGGGGATTGGAGTTGTTGCTAGTAGTGGATGGTGGTGAATGCGAAGGTTGTGCAACTTGTTGATGAGATTGCTGATGCTGTTGTTGCAATGATGTGGGATTATTAGCAGTTGTCAACGTGACAACCACaccattattttctaaatcggTACCTCCCTGACCTTCGTCCGCCGTCTCCTGAAACAATCAGCGAACCTCTATCAGACGGCCCTATCAAGTAACAAActtctttctatatttaaatataaaacaaaataagaaaaataaaacataaaaatgcaTTGGGATCATTTTAATACGTTTAAATGCTactaaaagataattaaattcttaaatatatttgatttaatcaattctcaatttttaaataattttttgataattctttaatgcaatttttaatatagaaggaaaaataatgtaaagtaattattaaatcaaatattcttatattatacatatatccttgggaatgaaaaaaatttacaattataaaaaatttaatcactataaatttacatataaaaatatataaaaaaagaagaaaatgaatgcatttaataaaaatataataaacatcttattaaaataaaattaatcctttaaATCATGTAGCAAGAAACGCATTAAAATGTTTCTATCACAAATACTATACAAGCTATGTAATACAGTAATCTAGTATATCCTCCCTCTTAACTGTCAACCGGATAAAAACTTTAGTCTTACCGTGGCGGAGCTATCATAATCTTCTCTAGTACCAGCTGAAGCAGCATTGCTACTTCCACTGGTGGAAGACTGTTGAGACGGACCTATGCTCACCGGCGGTACCAATGATACCACAGCAATATCCGCTAATTTCTCACCAAGTTTTTGATCTGCCGTTCGCGAGAAAGCTATCGGCAGATTCGAGGATGCTGTGGCACCCGGTGTACCCGGTGTACCACTGGACAAATTGTTCGCTGGACTGCCTGCACTAGCCGTATCGCTTGAATCATGGacctaaaaaaaatgtacaatttaacatttacatttaattaaattttttaattttacatttacatttaaataaacttagatattctgaatttttacaaagtataatttaaaagaaaaatctaatacatataacaataattgtttcaatatcGTCATCAATCAACAACTTACTGCCAATTCATCACAACTACTCGTACTGCTACCACTCTCTTCTTCATCTGTCAAACAAGGTCTCCTTTCCTCGCCTAGAGATTGATAATACTCTGCAACCACCTGATCTAAGCTTAACTTTTTCCGATAAGCAAAGTAATAATTCTTGCATTGATGATTCGTCTTCCCTGGTATTTGTTCGGCAACTTTCACCCAATTGGTTCCATGCTCCCGAAGGGCCCTCCTCAGCTGTTCCAATTCCTCGTCCGTCCATTGCCGAGCAAGGGAATCGGCCGAGTCTTCGGGCACCTCGGCACTTCCTGTTAGGTGTGGCGCCAACCGACGAGATATTCGATTGAAGCAGGCCGAACAACATTTTGTCGCGTTACTTGGTATTTctggatgaaagaaaaatatattatcgataaatatttttgaaaattgattgatatttcgatcaattatagagaaaaataattcgacgcATAATTTTTGTCACtagaaattgtttatatatttttatgtaatttttaatttattttcgtgtatttattcattaattacttacgaaattcttgaataattGGATCACGAATTTCGGCTGGTAAATCGAGCCACTTTGCGGGTAAAGCTCGCAATCTTTTTACTCTTGTCTTCGAAGCGTTGTTCAAATTCGGGCAACCTGGTAATGGACACGCTGTATACCGTCCTCTAACTGCCTTACACCTACAGGTATTGCACACGCGCGCACCGGGTGCGATCTGATCCTCTCGCAGACCATACTGGGACGCTTGACTTCGCGGCAATGCCCTGCTCTGCGTGTTTCCTTCCACGATATTTTGACAAACCGTGCAGGCGTGGGGACCAATCTGTCTTCCACCttctggaaaaagaaaaaaaaaagatatttcattcgatatttaaattattacacttatttatcatgattttcttaaatattatgaaattttaaaaaattttgaaatatcgaattctaatagaatattaaaaaatgttctaCTAAtcaatcattatcatcatctatatatatatatacatatatcccgattataaaattattttacattcgaatttttcttctctcgaacattattctatattttgacGTTTTCTTCGTTACGAAGTTCAGCAAATACCAATCGCTTGATACGACGATGGCAGCGCCAAAGCTTCGTAACAAGAACTCTACGAAAatacgaagagagaaagagagagagagaaagaaagaaagaaagagaaagaagagagagagagaaggagggaggagaacGAATGTGTGGGAGGAGGATGAGGAAAAAGCGATGAAGCAGCAGGTCGGTTGGAGAGGAGGACAGACAGGCCGGGGCCGTACGGAAACGGAGCGAGAAACAGAATAATTACCGAGACTTTGCTGGTTAACTAATTAAGGGTAGCCAATTAAAAAGTTCTCTCTCGCCCGCAGCCTCGCAAACATTGACGTAGAGGCGGGAGACATGGTAAAATCGCTTTGATGGTTTTACCCCCGGAAACTGGGTGGGTGCCAggtgaaaaatttaagtttattcTTTCCACTGGGCCATTATTGCCAGGGTATCGTGGGGTCATTTACGTAAGTAGCATCGGTGAAAAGCGGTTGAAAGCGAAAGAATATGACCAGGTGCGCGATtccaacgaaatatttttttctgcgGCCAAAGGAGAGGTTAGgaaagcgagcgagcgagagagagagagagagagagagagagagagagagagagagatagatagatagatagatagatagagagagagagagagagagagagagagagagagagagagagagagagagagagagagagagagagaagtgaacttaatatattgattgtgTGAATCtcttgtgatttttttttttagtaattatgtaaaaatatctctGGTTCTCAATTTatgctaattttttaattttgatttattatctgAAATAGGAaacattagaatattaatcgttaatagaagtatttaatcaaaattgtatagaaagtttatttttaaattgaaattggaataatgaatgaataagTAATTAGATTATAGTTAAAAACTTACttgatgttatattttattttatattttattttgtgtaaagaaaacaattatattaaactaatttaataataatcaaaaatgtttaattttaaactgtgttgtttatttgagaaatttttatatttctctattgcatatatgatgtaattaatcaatttgtaAATCATACAATATtcgcaataattattaatttctagtaTGAGATGAACGTCTTGTTAGTTTTGTGTTATTTACACcaatcaaataaatcaataggATGTTTGATATAACAGACAATTAAAGCTAcattaataaactaatttatgattttaaaaatcaatttacttgtgtattattatcatctctcctcgtaaatttaataaaatgattttttttaaatatatgaactttgtaaaatttttgattacattaaaaattaagttttttttcatactttaataaatgtaaattttcattttacaattataaatacaacgaataataaataaatgaataaataataaaaataaggatttaattcatgatttttaatataattaataaggaTCGAGGCAATTATCCGATCAATTCTATTCaagtatttgtaaaattatccaTTGGATCGTATATGCAATGTTAAATTATGAGAAGCAATTTCTCCAGCACAAGGGAATAACTGCCAATCAGTGTCGCGAATATTCCTCGTATGGCATTTATATGATTGCTCGGTAGATAATTCTTCCTCTCGTCTCTTCCGTTGGCTATATCCGGCCGATACAGTAACATCGGTAGTCCTGCGTCAACAATAATTTTCGCCATGTTTCGAAAGATACGAGTATAGTGTGTGACAGGCCTCCAGAGATTAGTGCATGTATCATCGTAGTCCAATATATCAAAGGCGTGCAGATCACTTTGAACGATTGCAAAATCGCAgctaattgttataatatttaatattgcattGGGATATATTTTTGTGTGATGAGAATCACACGAATTACATCATCACAATTATAGGTTAGAATTGTCGCATTACTTTTTTAGTATATACTTTACACTTTTAGGTtatctttgaatttcaaatggtATACCCTTAAgtgataaaaaatcaaaaatatagaaatgaaagataaaaatgaaatattacttattataaatgtCGCGGTACATCCATGGAAAGTAGTACATCCATCGAAGGTTAGCAATTGAATGCCATGGAAGTCAATCAGCATTATAATTACCAGTGGCGCCACGAGGCTCACAAGTGACTTGATTCAACAActtaaattgaagaaaagagaaaacagTCATATttgtaaagtttttaaatattatcaatatttcaatataataatataaatttttaacgaaatatattttttatctcttaataaaatattaataaaataaaaataataatatattactcgAGTAAACAAcgacactatatatatatatatacaactatAGGCAATATGTAAGTATTTAATccttaatattgaaattaattaattcaaactttatttattatttctccaaacaattatatataactattcgagacaaatttaaaataattatcaagaatAGACGCGacggaaaaaaaatacacgttgCAGCAATTTTCATACaggaaatttatatctttttataaaacatttcccgtgcaactatttttattctgcGTAGGAGCATTCAAGGCCGCGAAACAAAGACTATTACAATCGGAAGAATGTCGTCGAGCTTGTTCAAACGATAAGTCAAAAAGAAGGGGAGATAGAAAgtgagatagaaagagagagacagtgcgagaaacggaaagaaagaaatgagatAAAAGTGGTGGAAAAGGTATGGTATATTTCTGGTAGAGGGAGAAATATTAGCCACGTGCTAATTAAGCTGGCTCGAAACAGAATAATGACAAGGAGTATaccttgaatattttataaagggTATCACGAGAGAACTACTAGTCCCATACACCTTTCcctttcccttctctcttcctattttatttattcacctTCAGCTCCATCCACGCatgtaattcttttattctccgTAATTCTCTTTAAACCTTAATCAatgattttcgatcgaaattcatttattacgaGAAATTTCATAGTAAACGATATTCGTACGAatcacgataaaaattttcaaaattaatgaaattttcattttcacgtaTTGATCATCGaattacaatttacaaaaaaattaatttccacaatgtttaaaaaatttaacagtctaggtgtacaaaaatatttaaaaatattaaaatcaatattgaacaattttatttttatttattaaaacgatttaaagaaaatgaaatatttaatcgtgATTCAAATCATCATTAAAATCCTTTAATATcctaaatcaattaaatctgacgaagaaattaattatttatcgagataaaataatagaatatattaaacaatgcatttaatatttttttttttctaccagCTGTATGCTGTATCGATGATTCAAATGTGTGAACAAGCATGCAAGGGTCGACTAATGGGTTAAACCAACAAGTGAGCATTATTACACGTGTCCCCTACGTGCATCATACCGGCTCTggtgttaataaaatattctctttgaGTTTAATCGTTCACGTGTATCTGCGTATTATGCGTCGAGCAAACAGAGAATATCGCccgtttattcattatattctgGGAATTAAGCATAGGAAGAAAGCTCGATTAACCTGGCTTAAGCAAATGGTCTTTTAACGTATGTGAACTAAATGAAATAAACAGGAGTTTATTAGTGAAAATGTTCcgtcgtttcatttttattcgtaatattaaCAGGAGTTTAATAATACATCGCAATTTCGTtgatagaaagaagaagataagtttttttccttcattttgCGCGCCATTTTGAATGTTTGATACAATTAGAAAGTTAATCAAACGGAACGTATTCGAttcaaagaaacattttttaaaaataaaaaatagaatgaataaaACTTGCACTTTTAACTCATCCAATCCATAAATCCAATATCACGATTGGAATAATTAGGATAAAAATTCAGAgggagtttttttttaataatgcaagATTCATTTCGCGAGCaagaatggaaaattgaaGTGGGTAATTTAAGATTGtttgaagattattaatagattcactcgttgtattaattattagatacgAATTATCTATTGATTGCTTTTTAAACTTtgttaaaatgattgaaatgatttctcgtttattatattatacaacgaTTTTGTTATTACGAGAGATAGAgtgtaatttaatgaaaagaaaattctttcgaaaacgCTCTTCCCTCTATCGATTCTAACGAATTTTTGTTTACGATAAATTCTGCAAGAGCAGCGTTTGCACATCATTAAAATGTGCTGCACTGAACACACATGGCCAAACATCGGTAATCGAATCATTCTGGCCACGGATATAtgcgtgtacatatatatatatatatatatttacacacaGACCCCATTCCACCATAAAGTTGCCCAATTCCAAAGATTTTATTCCATGGCCAAAAACCACGAGGATAATATTCATCGATATTCATAacgggaaataaaataattcgacgtAGTAATTTCCATTATCGCGTTACGTTTTACGTATTTTCCgttgtatatgtataacgtttcgttttaatgaaaaatacagTTGAGTCGggatgaaatgaatatatcctatacattgaattatagaaaaatgaatttctcgtTATCCGCCGGTAATATCACGATTGATTTGACTTGGTTCGTATCgttgtattattatacaacGTTCGATTCCTTGTCCTCGTATCCGCCGGATCACGAAAAACCCTACCGTACATATTtgcttttaatcatttttgtcGAAACCGTACCGTTATGTAATCTCATAAatacgtaaataaaaaaatgcgtCGTTTCGATGCCTCGAACGAAATGTTCCAGCTCGCACTGGAGAAGAGAAATCTATCTatcttcctctcccccctcccccactCTTAACCTCTTTCgattattcgttttaatttccATACTCCTTCGCTAAATAAATCCATGTTCATCGAACACGCATTGCGTCGAAcgtagaaagaaaatgaaatttttttaaatttccctctcctctttttttattttttaatcttgaaaaatattgctttttttttttaatttcgttccgGAAGAGTTAAATATAacgttgaatgaaaaattaagtttaattacagataattcattatttctcaattaatattattagttcgtgaattatcatttacatataacgtttctaaaataatattgaaacgaaattttctaattattaattaattcttgtaaacgaaattttaatcgaattcatATATCTGATTTATAGGATatgtttgtttatattatataagcaatgtttaatgaaaaaaaatcttaataataaaatagaataaaatcctAAACAAAAACGAATTCAGACGAATTTTCACAACCGAATAAATATCTCATTCTTTTAAAAcatccaaattaatttttcaatctcaaaTTTATATCTCTCATGCATTAAGTAACATTTTATACAcgattatatcgtatatatacatatatatatatatatatatatatatatatatgtatatattttcagactagacatatatatgtatatttacatgCTTACAGGCAAGTAGAGCACACGCGGAAGGCTATATTAACCGTGCACGATGT encodes:
- the LOC724535 gene encoding uncharacterized protein LOC724535 isoform X4 — encoded protein: METVSKQVQVVSGLGVGGPVGPVGPVGADLHHHHHPHPHSHPPHPHAHPHGHPHGPHGHSLVGVTSTPGRGQTQPPVSHNQHLPARSTPVQLHRPAQSYVNIKSSSPVSPRTIGAGVTYVQGGAAASSAAAAAAAGTTGSGSGGGPSIGGGGGGGGGGGGGINNAGGANSGSGVVGTGAGGGAVGNVASVGNGSNNGTNNSAGTGNNSGGNGGTVGSAPGGYVAVPMAGGLRYIHPYPSTPTSASVPAVATMVTSASSAPTPVPVPAPAAAPVNPPTVSQTPPPSLSGTAYAARDAYRSATTNVNERIAISVSSSPLSQIGVDVGVVAAEYAANSGISSGRGERPRISLLPPASVTPTPSPTAPGYQHNMSGVRNSRIALMPVQPDQYCNRTAVEMANLQEAPPFKKIRLSQPTQIQLQSQTQSRCHSLSPADPCVKQEHVVQLQQPLRIDTREQPATEAYTPQTEAISPTLPEPNTQEDAQFRSTKDDLLQQISKVDREIAKRESQINKLRKKLKELEEAANKPLEASGLKRQVEEQSQQPKHQSLAQKIYAENRRKAEEAHRLLERLGPKVELPLYNQPSDTSVYQENRTKHQTCMRARLIARLRREHAERASLHRQQSQTYAILVQEWHRKVERLEATQKRKSKEAKNREFFEKVFPELRKQREDKERFNRVGARIKSEADLEEIMDGLQEQEMEDKKMRSYAVIPPLLLDTKQRRIAFQNRNGLLQPEELEALHSERKLINVWSSVEHELFKEKYLQHPKNFGTIAQSLEHKSVPDCVHHYYLTKKAENYKQLLRKSRQRTRSRNNPNNKVNNTSSSIGTLDILTTGVTTRLQREQQQKTQENPQNSSAATSTTTTTTTTTTSSVSTAVATTIVTTSTTPLSSSTSSICLTTDSVIASTTATTTSVLSTTTSSVTTSSTITNAKDNRENNKENKESKIESKESHLIKVEVKEEPQLSSETVSGKDIKMETNNVSGGGGGSVVTANRMKEKKKDNHATPMETSDEEAQSMDTIEGGRQIGPHACTVCQNIVEGNTQSRALPRSQASQYGLREDQIAPGARVCNTCRCKAVRGRYTACPLPGCPNLNNASKTRVKRLRALPAKWLDLPAEIRDPIIQEFQIPSNATKCCSACFNRISRRLAPHLTGSAEVPEDSADSLARQWTDEELEQLRRALREHGTNWVKVAEQIPGKTNHQCKNYYFAYRKKLSLDQVVAEYYQSLGEERRPCLTDEEESGSSTSSCDELAVHDSSDTASAGSPANNLSSGTPGTPGATASSNLPIAFSRTADQKLGEKLADIAVVSLVPPVSIGPSQQSSTSGSSNAASAGTREDYDSSATETADEGQGGTDLENNGVVVTLTTANNPTSLQQQHQQSHQQVAQPSHSPPSTTSNNSNPLTVKDLMLGVIEMQLKRNPNSPAGTSGPSVSINSGTPTISSILKTDHRNDITFVREYKPTSTMANTNMSRDSNLATLSVVSGPHHGHRSASSPQQIGQMQATITPCPPAPSNNQSSTSDILPKEGLVVMQVQQALRESTEGTLDLSIKKPRQQQEYNHSLQTLHKPPTVTLYRPEPSSAYYHPHAHAEQGRGAKSPLVYASSPRPQAPLTPKMNKVTVPPPHPKLSPKLSAIVTTSHKSGSITHGTPVSNTRYEGLLRQMTPPGNPGSAAGTPNLTSGAGAVNAPSNQGPKETGSITQGTPVHPYVDKRAPMYDYHRTIRHSPVTTGNIPGQGQTQAGTAAVVVTHSNQYNSYSGRPPPSYTMEQQLSSRQIIMNDYITSQQMHARSRSAGTSEGNTKNEGPSTLYYTSTPPPQTHTQPRQGVIQRHNPQKQIHYPPPPPGLEAFSSLVDVAVQQPSLPVPHPHGHPASGSSSHEGLGKTMADRLLADRYGDKHRLTMHQDHRMAVAHHHQRDRERERDLVHLREKEEYRLQREKEIQQQEHRLVQQREKDVQHAEHRLSIQQREKDIQHTDHRLTVHQQREKEIHQQMVVAAQREKEHQEHRLAVQQQRERDLAHLQQQQQQQQLQQHIQHQQQRMEVERRQHMAQLYRDQQQQQLDRDNRLINSGFTQSSRLQQPQQSQQQQQQQQQSSSRQNQSSNQQQNESASTLTAASLIDAIITHQINQSVENTGGNAQPQRPGDRLFQGFHREAPVEPNGMAHSPAGDGNGGNSGAGNAGGNGGGNKPITLGEHVDHIVSKDYGPPHSSYRSYSGYQISEDQWKRRKTSEPDSVKTGDERQIIRVTQQQSQQQQQQQQQQQQQQQHQHQQSAASVGKQSFHSVEPVSPPEAGTNHYGRRLYETTTATSTSGTPSKPHLSPLDYVKNKIVEVMRTSEDDKGGNTTDRNGGNITSAEKDEKIGGNVESPSSGEMMVDETPNKTPQPPAPAPTTTFYPFSALGVHTGPPPAPPPPTSGSASVTKSEQMQAEPAPLLSAQYEPLSDED